From the genome of Lentimonas sp. CC4, one region includes:
- a CDS encoding GDSL-type esterase/lipase family protein → MHSLPRFLSILWILSLPFTVMAGELPKVSGQIVRIELPGENRTLALAEVGVFEKGVNLALNQQATQSSVAYSGEATRAVDGKANGDFFNDSVSHTSTEANPWWEVDLGSMANIEAIIVYNRTDSHGQRLDGFTLKVLDANRQEVFSKKSITASDKVSFLQSGVQPSEVVEAVKSAASDKDLGAIWFVGDSITQSNADGDAQGSPRKSLYDLLKANGYSFSYTGHHARNVDGLPATGASPADNLYHYHSGVSGILIGDATRRGFRTILPTAWRQGRLATVKPDMILIMLGTNDVGHGYDLDNGPQRLRGLLDEIYALPNIGQPKVLLGTIPPNRRIEADRTNVMIFNESVPRIVLDYRAKGHAITMVDQFKAIDAAYEANMRGDNLHPNATGNDTMAKQWFDAIQVVQQSGDTGSGDEAMLFPGKKSDFRGYDRYDRIKTKSGHFSIICPKNPAPGKPWLWRSLFWEAIKQFSNTDLQLVDEGYYVVLAHGDVAGHPKGSANIDAAYALLTEEYGFAKTCSMASMSRGTLSLFRWASENPEKVNSIYVDNGVLNVLSWPAGKLVPGNDSFASGAASSWAGFKKKFGYTTDEEALKTKESPIDLLEPLAKSGVPILSVCGSKDPAVPYEENDAILEERYKALGGEITVIVEDKGHSHGMKDPTPVLEFIRKYSKPQNN, encoded by the coding sequence ATGCATTCATTACCCCGTTTCCTCTCCATTCTATGGATCTTGTCGTTGCCCTTTACGGTGATGGCAGGCGAATTACCCAAAGTAAGTGGGCAGATTGTTCGGATTGAGTTGCCCGGCGAAAATCGAACCTTAGCGCTGGCTGAAGTGGGCGTGTTTGAAAAGGGAGTCAACCTTGCTCTGAATCAGCAGGCGACACAGTCCTCTGTCGCTTATTCGGGCGAAGCCACCCGTGCCGTGGACGGTAAGGCCAACGGCGATTTCTTTAATGACTCGGTTTCGCACACGTCCACTGAAGCCAACCCTTGGTGGGAAGTGGATCTTGGGAGCATGGCAAACATTGAAGCGATTATCGTCTATAACCGAACCGACAGCCATGGGCAGAGGCTCGACGGTTTTACACTCAAGGTGCTGGATGCAAACCGCCAAGAGGTGTTTTCTAAGAAAAGTATCACTGCATCTGATAAGGTGTCCTTTTTGCAGTCGGGCGTGCAGCCCTCTGAAGTGGTTGAGGCCGTCAAAAGTGCTGCTTCGGACAAGGATCTAGGTGCGATTTGGTTCGTTGGCGATTCGATTACACAGAGTAATGCGGATGGCGATGCGCAGGGTTCACCGCGTAAATCACTCTACGATTTGCTGAAGGCGAACGGCTATAGCTTCAGCTATACGGGGCACCATGCTCGCAATGTGGATGGCCTGCCCGCGACTGGGGCATCGCCTGCGGATAATCTCTATCATTATCATTCCGGTGTCTCTGGGATTTTGATTGGCGATGCGACGCGTCGCGGTTTCAGGACAATTCTGCCAACTGCCTGGAGACAAGGTCGCTTAGCCACGGTGAAACCCGATATGATTCTAATTATGCTGGGCACCAACGATGTCGGCCATGGCTACGATTTGGATAACGGCCCTCAACGACTTCGAGGCTTGTTGGATGAGATTTATGCACTGCCCAATATCGGACAGCCTAAAGTCTTATTGGGCACGATTCCACCGAATCGTCGTATTGAAGCGGATCGCACTAATGTCATGATCTTTAATGAATCGGTGCCACGCATCGTTCTAGACTACCGCGCGAAAGGGCATGCGATCACGATGGTGGATCAGTTTAAAGCCATCGATGCCGCGTATGAGGCGAATATGCGCGGCGACAACCTACACCCGAACGCAACTGGCAATGACACCATGGCAAAGCAGTGGTTCGACGCGATTCAAGTAGTGCAGCAGAGTGGCGATACTGGAAGCGGAGATGAAGCGATGCTGTTTCCCGGTAAAAAATCAGATTTCCGCGGATATGACCGCTACGACCGGATCAAAACAAAGAGCGGCCACTTCTCGATCATCTGTCCGAAAAATCCAGCGCCTGGCAAACCTTGGCTGTGGCGAAGCTTGTTTTGGGAAGCGATTAAGCAATTCAGCAATACTGACCTGCAGCTCGTTGATGAGGGTTACTATGTCGTGCTCGCTCACGGCGACGTAGCGGGGCATCCGAAAGGGAGTGCGAATATCGATGCCGCGTATGCACTCCTGACAGAGGAATATGGTTTTGCGAAGACTTGCTCGATGGCGTCGATGAGTCGTGGCACTTTGTCACTGTTTCGTTGGGCGTCAGAGAACCCAGAGAAGGTGAACAGTATCTATGTTGATAATGGCGTCTTAAACGTCTTGAGCTGGCCGGCGGGGAAACTCGTCCCTGGAAATGATTCATTCGCCAGCGGTGCCGCTTCATCGTGGGCAGGTTTCAAGAAGAAGTTCGGATACACAACCGACGAAGAAGCTCTTAAAACAAAGGAGAGCCCGATTGATTTACTGGAGCCCTTGGCGAAGTCCGGCGTGCCGATCTTGTCGGTGTGCGGGAGCAAAGACCCCGCGGTTCCCTATGAGGAGAATGATGCGATCCTTGAAGAGCGCTACAAAGCGCTCGGTGGAGAGATTACAGTCATTGTTGAAGACAAAGGCCATTCGCACGGCATGAAAGATCCGACGCCTGTGTTGGAATTTATCCGGAAATATTCAAAGCCCCAAAACAATTGA
- a CDS encoding arylsulfatase translates to MKQPILTILASCLAALSSVAAVSPPNIVYILADDMGYGDVQCLNPERGMIATPHMDRVAAEGMIFTDAHTTSSVCTPTRYGIITGRYNWRTWKQEHVLDGYDLPLIPTTRMTVPSFLSDNGYTTAMIGKWHLGLEIATIDGKKARPAGGLGAKRGKGAFPPAELSNIDWKGTIQGGPVDLGFDSWFGITASLDFPPYVWIRNRNWVGEGTHAKAFRRPGPATEDFEAIDVLDKLAAEAVEYITDYQGNEPFFIYMPLPSPHTPIVPSKKWQGKSGLGQYGDFMMQTDDVVGQVVNALQAKGITDNTILIVTSDNGCSKAAGISNLEKQGHFPSAQYRGSKADLWEGGHRVPFLVKWPAVIQAGSVSDELTCQTDLLATCAELVGKSLPENAGEDSESILPLFSGEPVSFTRKGIINHSVSGHFAYRQGKWKLLLAKGSAGWTAPTEKALANVADAPEGQLYDLEADPGEQNNLYLKNPEVVETLMAQLKEDVANGRSTEGPKQANDIPVNQIKLWKGNIAR, encoded by the coding sequence ATGAAACAACCAATCCTCACCATTCTCGCAAGCTGCCTCGCAGCCCTTTCGTCTGTCGCTGCGGTCAGTCCGCCTAATATTGTCTACATCCTTGCCGATGATATGGGCTACGGCGATGTGCAGTGCCTCAATCCGGAGCGAGGCATGATCGCTACGCCACACATGGATCGCGTCGCAGCAGAGGGCATGATCTTTACTGATGCGCACACAACCTCCTCGGTCTGCACGCCGACACGTTACGGTATCATCACTGGTCGCTATAATTGGCGCACATGGAAACAGGAACACGTGCTCGATGGCTACGACCTTCCGCTGATTCCGACGACTCGCATGACTGTGCCGAGCTTTCTCAGTGACAATGGTTATACCACTGCCATGATTGGCAAGTGGCACTTGGGGCTAGAGATCGCGACGATCGACGGTAAAAAAGCACGCCCTGCCGGTGGGCTCGGTGCGAAAAGGGGGAAGGGCGCCTTTCCTCCGGCTGAACTTTCCAATATTGATTGGAAAGGAACGATTCAAGGCGGTCCCGTTGATCTTGGGTTTGATTCCTGGTTTGGCATTACCGCATCGCTCGATTTCCCTCCTTATGTTTGGATTCGTAATCGCAACTGGGTCGGCGAAGGCACACATGCCAAAGCGTTTCGTCGTCCTGGGCCAGCGACCGAGGACTTTGAAGCGATTGATGTGCTGGACAAACTAGCGGCGGAGGCCGTCGAATATATCACCGACTACCAGGGTAATGAGCCCTTCTTTATCTACATGCCGTTGCCATCGCCGCATACGCCCATTGTTCCTTCTAAAAAGTGGCAGGGGAAAAGTGGTCTTGGCCAATATGGCGACTTCATGATGCAAACTGACGATGTCGTCGGGCAAGTCGTCAACGCGCTGCAAGCAAAGGGGATTACAGACAATACCATACTGATCGTAACCAGTGATAATGGTTGCTCCAAAGCGGCAGGCATCAGCAATTTAGAGAAGCAAGGACACTTTCCTAGCGCGCAATACCGTGGTTCGAAGGCAGACTTGTGGGAGGGTGGCCATCGCGTGCCGTTCCTCGTTAAATGGCCAGCAGTGATCCAAGCAGGGAGTGTCTCCGACGAACTGACTTGCCAAACCGATTTACTCGCTACGTGTGCCGAACTGGTGGGCAAGTCACTGCCGGAAAATGCCGGCGAAGACAGTGAAAGCATCTTGCCACTCTTTAGCGGAGAACCTGTGAGTTTCACTCGTAAGGGCATCATCAATCACAGTGTGAGCGGGCACTTTGCGTATCGTCAGGGAAAGTGGAAGCTTTTGCTCGCGAAAGGCTCGGCTGGCTGGACGGCTCCGACCGAAAAGGCTCTGGCCAATGTGGCCGACGCACCTGAAGGACAACTCTACGACTTGGAAGCTGATCCAGGTGAGCAAAACAACCTCTACCTGAAAAATCCTGAAGTGGTTGAGACGCTCATGGCTCAGCTCAAAGAAGATGTTGCGAATGGTCGCAGCACGGAAGGCCCAAAACAGGCAAACGACATACCCGTCAATCAGATCAAGCTCTGGAAGGGAAATATTGCGAGGTAG
- a CDS encoding alpha-L-fucosidase, producing MKTKRLLAGILVCLQAATLTLHAKELAEDPGQSDSLRTGQWYRADPASLPVKLRLNDLTTIVAARAASAGDIYAGRGMTGQHGVAGFYAADDQLTFYVDAPESDDYALSIIFASPDVQTMEFKSGDAVITTPSLKRTWKQAPRNWRQHVPGVLSLKKGVNQITFRLPDSTVKPSNKNKGLATHIDQGQFMLFSIELGTPAARQAQLERAQAIKGDSSWMVEGKYGLFVHFSANMYGWNRNEKRADWFQESVKMFDVQHFADQVERTGAAWVTFTATHQGFLWPAPSQAVDAVMPGRTTERDLLMEIIDELAERGIATLFYLHSGYNGVDPGPWREALGADYGAADVSRFNDNMVAILRECSLRYGKKLKGFGYMDGCLMHDYPLDPHWES from the coding sequence TTGAAAACTAAAAGACTACTTGCAGGCATACTAGTCTGCCTTCAAGCCGCTACACTCACACTGCACGCCAAGGAATTGGCGGAAGATCCCGGGCAGTCAGACTCGTTGAGAACTGGTCAGTGGTATCGTGCGGATCCGGCATCCCTGCCGGTCAAGCTGCGGCTGAATGATTTGACCACGATTGTTGCGGCACGTGCTGCTTCAGCAGGGGACATATACGCAGGTAGGGGGATGACCGGCCAGCACGGGGTGGCAGGGTTCTATGCGGCAGATGATCAACTGACGTTTTACGTGGATGCACCGGAAAGCGATGACTACGCTCTGAGCATCATCTTTGCTTCACCCGACGTGCAGACCATGGAGTTCAAAAGCGGCGATGCCGTCATCACAACGCCTTCGCTGAAGCGAACATGGAAGCAAGCTCCGCGGAATTGGCGTCAGCACGTCCCAGGCGTGCTTTCTCTCAAAAAAGGTGTAAATCAAATTACGTTTCGCCTGCCGGACTCTACCGTCAAGCCATCGAATAAAAATAAAGGTTTAGCGACGCATATCGATCAGGGGCAATTCATGCTTTTCTCGATCGAGCTGGGAACGCCCGCAGCGCGTCAAGCACAGCTGGAGCGTGCTCAAGCAATCAAAGGGGATTCGTCCTGGATGGTTGAGGGAAAATACGGGCTGTTCGTCCATTTTTCAGCCAATATGTATGGTTGGAACCGCAACGAAAAGAGAGCGGACTGGTTTCAGGAGTCGGTCAAAATGTTCGATGTCCAGCACTTCGCGGATCAGGTCGAACGCACGGGTGCCGCCTGGGTGACTTTTACCGCAACACATCAAGGCTTTCTCTGGCCAGCGCCGAGCCAGGCGGTCGATGCGGTGATGCCGGGGCGCACCACCGAGCGCGATCTGCTGATGGAGATCATCGACGAGCTGGCCGAGCGCGGTATCGCGACCTTGTTCTATTTGCACAGTGGATACAACGGGGTGGATCCAGGGCCATGGCGTGAGGCCTTAGGAGCGGATTACGGGGCGGCCGATGTTTCCCGTTTTAACGACAATATGGTCGCGATTCTGCGTGAATGCAGCCTGCGCTATGGAAAGAAACTCAAGGGCTTCGGCTATATGGATGGATGCCTGATGCATGATTATCCACTCGATCCGCACTGGGAAAGTTAG
- a CDS encoding response regulator transcription factor: MQTIKVMLVEDHPTFREAIELSLAEEPDIELVGQFGAAEVALRNLQDAKNGIHPDVILLDLNLPGMSGIKALPWIKQYSPDTRIIVLTQSDKKADVLSAIHSGANGYLLKSAPIEEITQGIHTVMRGGASLDAEVANLILNQIQSSPLQSESLALLTPREADILHRLGDGLLKKEIADELEISAHTVAEHVKRIYIKLEVKNAPAAVAKAYKTGLFDQGA, encoded by the coding sequence ATGCAAACAATCAAAGTAATGCTGGTGGAAGACCACCCCACCTTTCGTGAAGCCATTGAGCTCTCTTTAGCTGAAGAGCCTGATATAGAACTGGTCGGTCAATTCGGCGCAGCAGAAGTTGCCCTGCGCAATCTGCAGGATGCCAAAAATGGCATTCACCCCGACGTCATTTTACTCGACCTCAACTTACCTGGGATGAGCGGCATCAAAGCGCTTCCATGGATCAAACAATACTCCCCAGACACACGTATCATTGTGCTGACTCAATCTGACAAGAAGGCCGATGTGCTAAGCGCCATTCATTCAGGAGCCAACGGTTATCTGCTGAAGTCTGCTCCGATTGAAGAAATCACACAAGGCATACACACCGTCATGAGAGGAGGTGCGTCGCTGGACGCCGAAGTCGCAAATTTGATCCTGAATCAAATACAATCCTCGCCGCTTCAATCGGAGAGCCTTGCCCTCCTCACTCCTCGTGAGGCGGATATACTTCATCGACTGGGTGATGGCCTCTTGAAGAAGGAGATCGCCGATGAACTTGAGATTTCAGCCCATACGGTGGCCGAACATGTCAAACGGATTTACATTAAGCTCGAGGTCAAGAATGCCCCCGCAGCGGTCGCAAAAGCGTATAAGACGGGGCTGTTTGATCAGGGTGCTTAA
- a CDS encoding alpha-L-fucosidase — translation MSYSKFKFIPISIVALMMASSAAILSAKQELTQEEFDYAASAAPKNRKGYAVLPIDPATINVVAGNLGKYEPGFKNGFMNYMSLWMIPKGEGPHLIEWSVEAPAAGAYEVDAIVEGKGAELKLSCNDVQSKVATVVETKWDRVPLGEIALKAGLNTLRLEVAASEAFNFDALELVIPSVKKELLEDAQSMRVEADWLQDAGYGLMFQWTNRATPPTGPIKPWEEKVNDFKLDAFIDMVDASGAAYVLWSVTWGEQYISAPIKSVDKLIAGRTTERDLLGEIADALHERDIKLIFYYHYSYDCNHSIDAEWMEAVGGYKADKTELFDNWMAIVSEIGDRYGDKLHGWWFDGGQRYFNCHFDNTLGNIGIITAPFKELTLASRSGNPERVVAYNSWVKPRLTDYQDYFAGEGMFDAADLEPGSGVLQSGPQKGLMAHRCFVFESRWGHIKRDTPIPEPKYSLERLTRLIKRAQANRAPLSINLEMYEDGSVSPESVALLQQLGDAIRSK, via the coding sequence ATGAGCTATTCAAAATTCAAGTTTATCCCCATATCGATCGTTGCTCTAATGATGGCTTCATCAGCGGCGATTCTCTCCGCGAAGCAAGAACTCACGCAAGAGGAGTTCGACTACGCGGCGAGCGCTGCACCTAAAAATCGAAAAGGGTATGCGGTTCTTCCGATCGATCCTGCAACGATCAACGTCGTGGCTGGTAATCTCGGCAAATACGAACCTGGGTTTAAGAACGGCTTTATGAATTACATGAGCTTGTGGATGATTCCCAAAGGGGAAGGGCCGCACCTTATCGAATGGTCCGTAGAAGCTCCGGCAGCGGGGGCATATGAGGTGGATGCAATCGTTGAGGGCAAGGGGGCCGAACTGAAGCTCTCCTGTAATGACGTTCAAAGTAAAGTCGCAACTGTGGTGGAAACTAAGTGGGATCGCGTTCCGCTCGGTGAAATCGCATTGAAAGCCGGCCTCAATACGCTGCGGCTGGAGGTCGCCGCAAGCGAAGCATTTAACTTCGATGCACTTGAACTCGTCATCCCCAGTGTTAAAAAAGAACTTCTTGAGGACGCTCAATCAATGCGTGTGGAAGCCGATTGGCTTCAAGACGCCGGCTACGGTTTGATGTTCCAATGGACGAATCGCGCAACGCCCCCAACTGGTCCGATCAAGCCTTGGGAGGAAAAAGTAAACGATTTCAAGCTCGATGCGTTTATCGACATGGTGGATGCCTCAGGTGCAGCCTACGTGCTCTGGTCCGTCACTTGGGGAGAGCAATACATCTCGGCACCGATCAAGTCTGTGGACAAGCTGATCGCTGGACGCACGACGGAGCGCGACCTACTTGGAGAAATCGCCGATGCCCTGCATGAACGCGATATTAAGCTGATTTTCTACTATCACTATAGCTATGACTGCAACCATTCCATCGACGCGGAGTGGATGGAGGCAGTAGGTGGATACAAGGCTGACAAAACAGAATTGTTTGATAACTGGATGGCGATTGTTTCCGAAATCGGAGACCGCTACGGCGATAAGTTACATGGCTGGTGGTTCGATGGTGGACAGCGTTATTTCAATTGCCACTTTGATAACACTCTCGGAAATATCGGAATTATAACGGCGCCTTTCAAAGAGCTGACGCTCGCCTCGAGAAGCGGGAATCCCGAGCGAGTGGTTGCTTACAACTCGTGGGTTAAACCAAGACTGACTGATTATCAGGACTACTTTGCGGGCGAAGGTATGTTCGACGCTGCCGATTTGGAACCAGGGAGCGGAGTTTTGCAATCAGGCCCGCAAAAGGGCTTGATGGCGCACCGGTGCTTTGTGTTTGAGTCGAGGTGGGGACACATCAAACGCGACACCCCCATTCCGGAACCCAAATACTCTCTGGAAAGATTGACCCGATTGATCAAGAGAGCGCAAGCGAACCGCGCGCCCCTCTCGATCAATTTGGAGATGTATGAAGATGGTTCAGTCTCACCAGAGTCGGTCGCTTTACTGCAGCAGCTCGGGGATGCGATTCGATCCAAATAA
- a CDS encoding alpha-L-fucosidase: protein MKQIKYSILVLLLLSAVTLSAKLEQEEFDYAAMAAPKDRKGYAVLPIDPAQINVVAGNLGKYEPEFKDAFMNHMSLWLSPKGKGPHHVEWSLQAPADGVYEVDAIVKGTGSQLLLSTNGVQHEAIPVVHNGWDRMSIGEITLKAGINRLQLEVVASGKFSFDAFELTQSAVKAALLEDALAMRVQPDWFKDAGYGLMFQWTNRATPPEGGIKPWEEKVNDFKLDAFVDMVESTGAAYVLWSVTWGNQYISAPLESLDAIIPGRTTKRDLLGEMADALHARGIKLIFYYHYGYDCNHSIDADWMEASGGYKADKTEFYQNWMAIVSEMGDRYGDKLHGWWYDGGQRYFNCHFDNTLGDQGILSAPWKELTLASRVGNPERVVAYNSWIKPRLTEYQDYFGGEGAHIPAGLKPGEGVFESGPQKGLMSHGCFIFERKWGHIELNSPIEKPRHSLKSLVGKVTKAQKHRYPLSINLEMYEDGSVSPQSVELLKRLRDTVRSK from the coding sequence ATGAAACAAATAAAATATAGTATCTTAGTGTTGCTACTTCTATCAGCAGTGACGCTCTCCGCCAAGCTAGAGCAAGAGGAGTTTGACTATGCAGCGATGGCTGCGCCTAAGGATCGGAAGGGCTATGCAGTGCTACCGATCGATCCTGCGCAAATCAATGTCGTCGCTGGTAATCTAGGCAAGTATGAGCCTGAGTTTAAAGATGCATTCATGAATCACATGAGCTTGTGGTTATCCCCAAAGGGGAAGGGGCCGCATCATGTTGAATGGTCATTGCAGGCTCCAGCGGATGGCGTGTATGAAGTCGATGCGATTGTTAAGGGGACGGGCTCACAATTACTACTTTCCACGAATGGCGTTCAGCATGAGGCGATTCCGGTCGTGCATAACGGTTGGGACCGTATGTCGATCGGTGAGATTACTTTGAAAGCGGGCATCAACCGTCTGCAGCTTGAAGTCGTTGCCTCTGGAAAGTTTAGTTTTGATGCGTTCGAGCTCACCCAGTCAGCAGTCAAAGCAGCCCTGCTCGAAGATGCCTTAGCGATGCGGGTGCAGCCCGATTGGTTTAAAGATGCCGGCTATGGTTTGATGTTTCAATGGACGAACCGTGCGACGCCACCAGAGGGCGGGATCAAGCCTTGGGAGGAGAAGGTCAATGACTTCAAGCTCGATGCGTTCGTCGACATGGTTGAGTCCACCGGCGCGGCTTATGTGCTCTGGTCGGTTACTTGGGGAAACCAATATATCTCTGCGCCTCTTGAATCGTTGGATGCGATTATTCCGGGCCGCACGACGAAGCGCGACCTGCTTGGGGAAATGGCCGATGCCTTGCATGCGCGTGGCATTAAGCTCATCTTTTATTATCACTACGGCTATGATTGTAATCATTCCATCGATGCGGATTGGATGGAGGCATCCGGCGGCTACAAGGCGGACAAAACCGAATTCTATCAGAATTGGATGGCGATTGTTTCTGAAATGGGCGACCGCTACGGAGACAAGTTACACGGCTGGTGGTATGATGGGGGGCAGCGTTATTTTAACTGCCACTTTGATAATACTCTCGGAGATCAGGGTATTCTATCGGCCCCTTGGAAAGAACTGACACTCGCGTCTAGGGTTGGAAACCCCGAACGAGTGGTTGCCTACAATTCATGGATCAAGCCACGTTTGACGGAGTATCAGGATTACTTCGGAGGCGAGGGGGCGCACATCCCCGCTGGATTAAAGCCTGGCGAAGGCGTCTTCGAATCTGGCCCTCAAAAGGGGTTGATGTCACATGGCTGCTTCATCTTTGAAAGAAAATGGGGGCATATCGAATTGAATAGTCCTATCGAGAAGCCGAGGCATAGCTTAAAAAGTCTCGTTGGAAAGGTCACTAAAGCGCAAAAGCATCGTTACCCGCTATCGATCAATCTGGAGATGTATGAAGACGGCTCGGTTTCACCGCAATCAGTTGAGCTTCTCAAGCGTTTACGCGATACCGTTCGATCGAAATAA
- a CDS encoding sialate O-acetylesterase, which produces MMPLKFKSFSIFIVSLLVASSAAADVKLPAIINSQMVLQHGVNAPIWGWADVGETVSVSFAGQTKDTTAGADGKWMVHLDPLDVSATPQVMTITGNHTITLDDILVGEVWIASGQSNMEFSIGAIVKEEQALISEQIDNQLLRMFCVAPKIKSSLPLKDTAGYWSDGSYFIKQMEAGKIRTYDSHSAVGYFFGLKLQQVLQVPVAVIDTSWGGTAIEPWIADEGYDMEGIAYRQVKASQEAEAIVVRDQLAQDISNWREAAQTAVQNDRKVAANMEVPKSSVTNAIYNGMVAPLVPFAVKGTIWYQGEGNVKSQDYFEKLKALTGGWSKVFNVPDMPFYLVQVAPYNYAHKKAKGIGPQAIYDSVVSAQYQAAKEIKGCDVINIPDTVFGNVKNVHPPRKKTVGDRLAAMALKNDYGKDVVWTGPRFLKASLAGNQVQVSFEHVDQGLETSDGEAPNWFELAGEDQVFVAAQAQIDGDQVLISSPEVKTPRYIRMAWNNIAEQNLRDKNGWPVFSFNEVVGK; this is translated from the coding sequence ATGATGCCCTTAAAATTTAAATCCTTCTCCATATTCATCGTGTCTCTGCTGGTGGCTTCATCTGCGGCCGCAGACGTCAAACTCCCTGCCATTATCAATAGCCAAATGGTGCTGCAGCACGGAGTGAATGCTCCGATCTGGGGCTGGGCTGATGTTGGCGAGACGGTCAGCGTGTCCTTTGCCGGACAGACAAAGGACACCACGGCAGGAGCCGATGGCAAATGGATGGTGCACCTTGATCCGCTCGATGTTTCGGCCACACCACAGGTCATGACCATCACGGGCAATCACACGATCACGCTCGACGATATTCTTGTGGGAGAAGTGTGGATCGCCTCGGGGCAGTCCAATATGGAGTTCAGTATTGGCGCGATTGTTAAGGAGGAGCAGGCACTGATTTCGGAGCAGATCGACAACCAGTTACTGCGTATGTTCTGCGTGGCGCCTAAGATCAAGAGCTCACTGCCATTAAAAGATACTGCCGGTTACTGGAGCGATGGTTCCTATTTCATTAAACAGATGGAAGCGGGAAAGATCCGAACCTATGACAGCCACTCTGCAGTTGGATACTTTTTTGGACTGAAGCTACAGCAAGTGCTTCAAGTTCCAGTTGCAGTGATCGATACCTCCTGGGGCGGCACGGCGATCGAACCATGGATCGCCGATGAAGGTTATGACATGGAAGGCATTGCCTACCGTCAAGTTAAGGCCAGTCAGGAAGCTGAAGCCATCGTCGTTCGCGATCAACTCGCGCAGGATATTTCCAACTGGCGAGAGGCGGCGCAGACCGCCGTCCAAAACGACCGTAAGGTCGCTGCAAATATGGAAGTGCCCAAATCATCTGTGACCAACGCTATCTACAATGGTATGGTGGCTCCACTGGTTCCCTTCGCTGTGAAAGGAACGATCTGGTATCAGGGCGAAGGCAATGTGAAGAGTCAGGACTACTTTGAGAAATTGAAGGCGCTAACAGGCGGCTGGTCGAAAGTGTTTAATGTGCCGGATATGCCATTTTATTTAGTTCAGGTGGCGCCCTATAATTATGCGCACAAAAAAGCGAAAGGCATCGGCCCGCAAGCGATCTATGACTCAGTGGTCTCAGCTCAATATCAAGCAGCCAAAGAGATCAAAGGCTGCGATGTCATCAACATTCCCGACACGGTATTTGGAAATGTGAAGAATGTGCATCCTCCCCGCAAGAAGACGGTCGGCGATCGCTTGGCAGCAATGGCACTGAAAAATGACTATGGTAAAGACGTCGTCTGGACTGGTCCGCGCTTTTTGAAAGCCTCTCTAGCAGGCAATCAAGTGCAGGTTTCCTTTGAGCATGTCGATCAAGGCTTGGAAACATCGGACGGTGAAGCACCGAACTGGTTTGAACTTGCCGGGGAAGATCAAGTGTTTGTCGCCGCCCAAGCACAGATCGACGGAGATCAAGTGCTAATCTCCAGTCCTGAAGTTAAAACGCCTCGCTACATTCGCATGGCTTGGAACAACATCGCGGAGCAAAACCTACGCGACAAAAACGGCTGGCCTGTGTTTTCGTTTAATGAGGTCGTTGGCAAGTAA